From the genome of Candidatus Binatia bacterium, one region includes:
- a CDS encoding glucan biosynthesis protein, which produces MTRPTLHFLRAFCPSRAAATWFFAAATLLAAPAAARAFSLDDVTTRAQALSKEEYVDHRHEVPKWMLVGSMTYDQWRDIRFNPDKALWKTDGLPFQVQMFHPGLYYDRTVAVNVIDDGGVHPVPFDIHSFDYGKNDFAAKIPPDIGYAGFRVHCQLRSQAYFDDLIVFLGATYFRALGRDNVYGLSARGIAINTVEPGGEEFPHFSEFWLEKPAPDAKSLVILALMEGPSIAGSYRFEITPGASTVIDVTSHLFPRRPVAKLGIAPLTSMFFFGEDSRRHFDDFRPEVHDSDGLLLHFDNGEWLWRPLDNPMRINASSSRMHNPRGFGLLQRDRAFADYQDLETHSEQRPSTWVQPHGDWGDGRVELDEIPSDSELVDNMVAYWVPDTAVQPGQQLDFAYSVSFYTDDPAVPPGGRIIATRQDSGAKGDTKRFVIDFAGEDLNAIPDASPPTAVITTPPPEVAELLDHHVLRNPDTGGWRLAFQIKPKTDAPIELRAFLRDDKGALTETWSWAVVH; this is translated from the coding sequence ATGACCCGACCGACCTTGCACTTCCTGCGGGCCTTTTGCCCTTCCCGAGCGGCTGCGACCTGGTTTTTCGCTGCGGCGACGCTCCTGGCGGCACCCGCGGCGGCCCGCGCGTTCTCCCTCGACGACGTCACGACCAGGGCCCAGGCGCTCTCCAAAGAGGAGTACGTCGACCACCGTCACGAGGTGCCCAAGTGGATGCTCGTCGGCTCGATGACGTACGACCAGTGGCGCGACATCCGCTTCAATCCCGACAAGGCGCTGTGGAAAACCGATGGCCTTCCGTTCCAGGTCCAGATGTTTCATCCCGGCCTCTATTACGACCGGACGGTCGCGGTCAACGTGATCGACGACGGCGGCGTGCATCCCGTTCCCTTCGACATCCATTCGTTCGATTACGGCAAGAACGACTTCGCGGCGAAGATCCCGCCCGACATCGGATATGCGGGATTTCGCGTCCACTGCCAGCTTCGCTCGCAGGCCTACTTCGACGACCTCATCGTCTTCCTCGGCGCCACGTATTTCCGCGCCCTCGGCCGTGACAACGTCTACGGCCTTTCGGCACGCGGCATCGCGATCAACACCGTCGAGCCCGGCGGCGAGGAGTTCCCGCACTTCTCGGAGTTCTGGCTCGAGAAACCTGCTCCCGACGCAAAAAGCCTCGTGATCCTCGCACTGATGGAAGGACCGAGCATCGCCGGCTCCTACCGCTTCGAGATCACGCCCGGAGCCAGCACCGTCATCGACGTGACTTCCCACCTGTTCCCGCGCCGGCCGGTCGCCAAGCTCGGCATCGCGCCGCTCACCAGCATGTTCTTCTTCGGCGAGGACTCGCGCCGCCACTTCGACGACTTCCGTCCCGAGGTGCACGACTCGGACGGCCTGCTGCTGCACTTCGACAACGGCGAGTGGCTGTGGAGGCCCCTGGACAACCCGATGCGCATCAACGCGAGCAGCTCGCGGATGCACAATCCGCGCGGTTTCGGGCTGCTGCAGCGCGACCGCGCCTTTGCCGACTACCAGGACCTGGAGACGCACTCGGAACAGAGACCGAGCACGTGGGTGCAGCCGCACGGAGACTGGGGGGACGGGCGGGTCGAGCTCGACGAGATTCCGTCCGACAGCGAGTTGGTCGACAACATGGTCGCGTACTGGGTGCCCGACACCGCGGTGCAGCCCGGCCAGCAGCTCGATTTCGCGTATTCGGTTTCGTTCTACACCGACGATCCCGCCGTTCCGCCGGGCGGCCGCATCATCGCGACCCGCCAGGACAGCGGAGCCAAGGGCGACACGAAACGATTCGTGATCGATTTTGCCGGCGAAGACCTGAACGCGATTCCCGACGCCTCCCCGCCGACGGCGGTGATCACGACGCCGCCTCCCGAGGTCGCCGAGCTTCTCGACCACCACGTGCTGCGCAATCCCGACACCGGCGGATGGCGCCTCGCGTTCCAGATCAAGCCGAAGACCGACGCGCCGATCGAGCTGCGCGCGTTCCTGCGCGACGACAAGGGAGCGCTCACCGAAACGTGGTCGTGGGCGGTGGTGCACTGA
- a CDS encoding MBL fold metallo-hydrolase, with product MTSIEFIGHSGLALRHGGKLLVCDPWMSRKGSYNASWFQYPQYEGNLEALSSPDVLYISHEHPDHYDPEFLGRIDRSVPVLTGRAHKKRLVSRLRRLGFRTIVELDNFEPFEVAPGFTVKISTPTFHCPPHWFDSCALIEVDGHKIFNLNDCNLALPVADIRAEGIDVLFAQATPAIWYPLVYTTYDEATKRLLAAQRRESAIASFVTAAKALQPRLAIPFAGPPCFFDPELAPFFFGEASMFPTPPVAAGRLAGESTIPGMVMNPGDRLNIGARGTAGEFRLERDPAYEGFDYERDRGAYYARHRAEKERVVADVLAAITPASPGLFERFRRHFLPFLKGHPYFVEHIGIRVLFRVTGAHGGDWVVDFRPEPKAELVYAWDGEPCQYEFEMTSTLIDQVMREELGWEDAFLSLRFKAHRDPDRYNQHLFTLFKMSDSRALAAIQKVETADRAHDTFVLEHEGRRYEVQRWCPHGGSDLSEAEVEGGQIVCPGHHWRFSLGDGVCTNAAGRISVREIEEDDAPKRAKA from the coding sequence ATGACGAGCATCGAATTCATCGGACACAGCGGCCTGGCTCTTCGCCACGGCGGCAAGCTGCTGGTCTGCGACCCGTGGATGTCGCGCAAGGGATCCTACAACGCGAGCTGGTTCCAGTACCCGCAGTACGAGGGCAATCTGGAAGCGCTGTCGTCGCCGGACGTGCTCTACATTTCCCACGAGCATCCCGACCACTACGACCCCGAGTTCCTCGGGCGCATCGATCGCAGCGTGCCGGTGCTGACGGGACGCGCGCACAAGAAGCGCCTCGTCTCGCGCCTGCGGCGTCTCGGCTTTCGTACCATCGTCGAGCTGGACAACTTCGAGCCATTCGAGGTCGCGCCGGGGTTCACCGTCAAGATCTCGACGCCGACTTTCCACTGCCCTCCGCACTGGTTCGACTCCTGCGCACTGATCGAGGTGGACGGCCACAAGATCTTCAACCTGAACGACTGCAACCTCGCGCTGCCGGTGGCCGACATCCGCGCCGAGGGAATCGACGTGCTGTTCGCGCAGGCCACGCCGGCCATCTGGTATCCGCTCGTCTACACGACGTACGACGAAGCGACCAAGCGACTTCTCGCCGCCCAGCGCCGCGAATCGGCGATCGCGTCGTTCGTAACCGCGGCAAAGGCCCTGCAGCCGCGACTGGCGATTCCGTTCGCGGGACCGCCCTGCTTCTTCGATCCGGAGCTGGCTCCGTTTTTCTTCGGCGAAGCCAGCATGTTCCCGACGCCGCCGGTGGCGGCCGGGCGCCTTGCGGGCGAGTCGACGATCCCGGGCATGGTGATGAATCCCGGCGACCGGCTGAATATCGGCGCGCGCGGCACCGCCGGCGAGTTCCGTCTGGAACGCGACCCCGCGTACGAAGGATTCGACTACGAACGCGACCGCGGCGCGTACTACGCGCGCCACCGCGCCGAAAAAGAGCGCGTCGTCGCCGACGTGCTCGCCGCGATCACGCCGGCTTCGCCGGGCCTGTTCGAGCGCTTTCGCCGGCATTTCCTGCCGTTTCTCAAGGGTCATCCGTATTTCGTCGAGCACATCGGCATCCGCGTGCTGTTTCGCGTGACCGGGGCGCACGGCGGCGACTGGGTCGTCGACTTCCGCCCCGAGCCGAAAGCGGAGCTGGTCTACGCCTGGGACGGCGAGCCTTGCCAGTACGAGTTCGAAATGACCTCGACGCTGATCGACCAGGTGATGCGCGAGGAGCTCGGCTGGGAGGACGCGTTCCTGTCGCTTCGCTTCAAGGCGCACCGCGATCCCGACCGCTACAACCAGCACCTGTTCACGCTGTTCAAAATGTCCGACTCCAGGGCCCTTGCCGCGATCCAGAAAGTCGAGACCGCCGACCGCGCGCACGACACGTTCGTGCTCGAGCACGAAGGGCGCCGCTACGAAGTGCAGCGCTGGTGCCCGCACGGAGGCTCGGATCTTTCGGAGGCCGAAGTCGAAGGCGGGCAGATCGTCTGCCCGGGCCACCACTGGCGTTTCTCGCTCGGCGACGGCGTGTGCACCAACGCTGCCGGCCGCATCAGCGTGCGGGAGATCGAGGAGGACGACGCGCCGAAGCGGGCGAAAGCCTGA
- a CDS encoding glycosyltransferase family 39 protein encodes MPSRSASADSPASRRILAAGACALAIAAAVAWTAAWHLRFTSLWYPDACDYAQLGRRILRDGSMTTGQSFPYVLAWLRAHALATTAPWPNVTRFVLPALVRAASFSVFGVSDFAAVLPDALFHCATVALCFVLGARLAGLAAGWSAAVLVAFSPTMLGYALSGLSETGAGLLVLAAAAAVACVVPDDRAAKGAARNAAVAGALIGLCFLQRSNLVLLIIPAVALILGARGLGELRARARIAAVLCAACVAVASPWLLRNAWSFGTPTLSLTMDRNVGWALLGKDVFYEFTLIDAGQVIRSHAADVVARLDPRPLAGHWSDFFGPDFGPLLPAFVVASVAVSLPPRARVLRTLTWATLLLSFVAFAPLVVGNFLDRYYEPFAPLVVLLVVVQLAILARRFGRAGPAVLAVACSLAPLWWISHGFASTVARRDPALGQWDRWVSEAVAPDAVVASDQSWYVAWQADRPSVRFYGDGAQLAELERGYTPISAVWLTAADSRRFELSIDAAGGAARWRLVRRSDDGGSLWLAAPATPVTPASP; translated from the coding sequence GTGCCGTCCCGGAGCGCCTCTGCGGACAGCCCCGCCTCCCGCCGCATCCTCGCCGCGGGTGCCTGCGCACTGGCGATCGCCGCCGCAGTCGCCTGGACGGCGGCGTGGCACCTGCGCTTCACGTCGCTGTGGTACCCCGACGCCTGCGATTACGCGCAGCTCGGGCGCCGCATCCTGCGTGACGGCAGCATGACGACGGGCCAGTCCTTTCCGTATGTGCTGGCGTGGCTGCGCGCCCACGCGCTGGCCACGACGGCACCCTGGCCCAACGTCACCCGCTTCGTTCTTCCTGCGCTCGTTCGCGCTGCGTCCTTCTCGGTGTTCGGCGTCAGCGATTTTGCCGCGGTGCTGCCCGACGCGCTGTTCCACTGCGCGACCGTCGCGTTGTGCTTCGTGCTCGGCGCCCGCCTGGCCGGTCTTGCGGCGGGGTGGTCGGCGGCGGTCCTCGTCGCCTTCAGCCCGACGATGCTCGGCTACGCACTGAGCGGCCTCAGCGAAACCGGCGCGGGATTGCTCGTGCTCGCCGCCGCAGCGGCCGTCGCTTGCGTCGTTCCCGATGATCGCGCAGCGAAGGGCGCTGCGAGGAATGCCGCCGTTGCGGGGGCGTTGATCGGCCTCTGCTTCCTGCAGCGCTCGAATCTCGTTCTGCTCATCATCCCCGCCGTCGCGCTGATCCTCGGCGCACGCGGGCTCGGGGAGCTTCGCGCCCGAGCGCGCATCGCGGCCGTCTTGTGTGCGGCCTGCGTGGCCGTCGCCTCGCCGTGGCTGCTTCGCAACGCATGGAGTTTCGGAACGCCGACGCTTTCGCTGACGATGGATCGCAACGTCGGGTGGGCGCTGCTCGGCAAAGACGTTTTCTACGAGTTTACACTGATCGATGCGGGACAGGTGATTCGTTCCCACGCAGCGGACGTCGTCGCGCGCCTGGATCCGCGGCCTCTGGCCGGCCACTGGAGCGATTTTTTCGGCCCCGATTTCGGGCCGTTGCTCCCGGCGTTCGTCGTCGCGTCGGTTGCAGTATCGCTGCCGCCGCGCGCGCGCGTGCTGCGAACGCTGACGTGGGCGACACTGCTGCTGAGCTTCGTCGCGTTCGCCCCGCTCGTCGTGGGTAATTTCCTGGATCGTTACTACGAGCCGTTCGCGCCGCTGGTCGTCCTCCTGGTCGTCGTGCAGCTTGCGATCCTTGCGCGCCGCTTCGGGCGCGCCGGCCCGGCCGTTCTCGCGGTGGCATGCAGCCTTGCCCCGCTGTGGTGGATCAGCCACGGGTTCGCGTCGACCGTCGCGCGGCGCGACCCCGCTCTCGGCCAATGGGATCGCTGGGTTTCCGAGGCGGTGGCTCCCGATGCCGTCGTTGCATCCGACCAGTCCTGGTACGTCGCGTGGCAGGCCGACCGGCCGTCGGTGCGTTTCTATGGAGACGGCGCCCAGCTCGCCGAGCTCGAGCGCGGCTACACCCCGATTTCCGCCGTTTGGCTGACCGCGGCCGACAGCCGCCGATTCGAGCTCAGCATCGACGCTGCCGGCGGCGCCGCTCGCTGGCGGCTGGTTCGCCGCAGCGAC